Proteins encoded by one window of Canis lupus dingo isolate Sandy chromosome 10, ASM325472v2, whole genome shotgun sequence:
- the LOC112674719 gene encoding olfactory receptor 11H6-like, with product MVFNNADFSDTHLVSSAFKKKEYSNVNNCSSSVSEFILLGFPYTWEIQILLFSIFCGTYILTLTGNLCIICAVRWDHRLQTPMYILLANFSFLEICFITSTVPKMLANLLSETRTICFYGCFLQFYFFFSEGTAETLFLSAMAFDRFLAICRPLHYPTVMTAQRCIRIGAGCWVCGFLYFLLPIYLISQLPFCCSNKIDHFLCDPGPLMKLSCVPAPATEIICAIYNSVLIFSTLFFITSSYTLVIRAVLRVPSAEGRHKAFSTCGSHLAVVSLFYGSIMVVYVSPTAGNPAGIQKYVTLFYSVLTPLFNPLIYSLRNKEMKEALRKIFRIVRFSQRHERNI from the coding sequence cttttaaaaaaaaagaatattccaacGTAAAtaattgttctagctctgtgagtGAATTCATCCTTTTGGGCTTCCCTTATACCTGGGAAATTCAGATTCTCCTTTTCTCAATCTTCTGTGGAACTTATATTCTGACACTGACTGGAAATCTGTGCATTATCTGTGCTGTGAGGTGGGACCATCGCCTACAAACTCCAATGTACATCCTGCTGGCCAATTTCTCCTTCCTGGAGATCTGCTTTATCACCTCCACTGTCCCCAAAATGCTAGCCAACTTGCTGTCTGAGACCAGAACCATCTGCTTCTATGGCTGCTTCCTCCAGTTCTACTTCTTCTTCTCCGAGGGCACCGCTGAGACCTTATTCTTGTCTGCCATGGCCTTTGACAGGTTTCTTGCTATCTGCAGGCCCCTGCACTACCCCACTGTCATGACTGCTCAGCGCTGCATCAGAATAggagctgggtgctgggtgtgTGGCTTCTTATACTTCCTCTTGCCTATTTACCTCATCTCTCAGCTCCCATTTTGTTGTTCTAATAAGATTGATCACTTCCTGTGTGACCCAGGACCTCTTATGAAGCTGTCCTGTGTGCCAGCTCCTGCTACTGAGATCATCTGTGCCATCTATAACTCAGTCCTCATTTTCTCCACCTTATTCTTCATTACCAGCTCCTATACCTTGGTGATCAGAGCTGTGCTCAGGGTCCCCTCAGCAGAAGGTCGGCATAAGGCCTTCTCCACGTGTGGCTCCCATCTGGCTGTGGTGTCCCTGTTTTATGGCTCTATCATGGTTGTATATGTAAGCCCCACAGCAGGAAATCCAGCAGGGATCCAAAAATATGTGACTTTGTTCTATTCTGTGTTAACTCCACTTTTCAACCCTTTGATCTATAGTCTtcgaaataaagaaatgaaggaagctCTGAGAAAGATATTTAGAATTGTAAGATTTAGTCAAAGgcatgaaagaaatatttga